A section of the Pseudomonas flavescens genome encodes:
- the gyrA gene encoding DNA gyrase subunit A, with protein MGELAKEILPVNIEDELKQSYLDYAMSVIVGRALPDARDGLKPVHRRVLFAMSELGNDWNKAYKKSARVVGDVIGKYHPHGDTAVYDTIVRMAQPFSLRYLLVDGQGNFGSVDGDNAAAMRYTEVRMTKLAHELLADLHKETVDWVPNYDGTEQIPAVMPTKIPNLLVNGSSGIAVGMATNIPPHNLSEVIDGCLALIDNPELTVDDLMQYIPGPDFPTAGIINGRAGIVEAYRTGRGRIYIRARAEVEDIDKVGGRQQIVVTELPYQLNKARLIEKIAELVKEKKLEGITELRDESDKDGMRVVIELRRGEVPEVILNNLYAQTQMQSVFGINVVALIDGQPKILNLKDMLDAFVLHRREVVTRRTVFELRKARERGHILEGQAVALSNIDPVIALIKASPTPSEAKEALITTAWESTAVEAMVERAGADSCRPENLDPQFGLRDGKYYLSPEQAQAILDLRLHRLTGLEHEKLLAEYQEILTQIGELIRILTSAVRLMEVIREELEAVKAEFGDKRRTEILDSRLDLTLGDMIPEEERVVTISHGGYAKTQPLTAYQAQRRGGKGKSATGVKDEDYIAHLLVANSHATLLLFSSKGKVYWLKTYEIPEASRAARGRPLVNLLPLDEGEYITTMLQIDLEALQQQAGADDVDDSDDAVLEGEIVDAEEVAEVAEIEEVEGETAELVAEPTGAYIFMATASGTVKKTPLVQFSRPRSNGLIALKLKEGDTLIAAAITDGAKEVMLFSSSGKVIRFAESVVRVMGRGARGIRGMRIGKEQRLISMLIPESGAQILTASERGFGKRTALSKFPRRGRGGQGVIGMITKERNGALIGAIQVQDGEEIMLISDQGTLVRTRVDEVSSSGRNTQGVTLIKLAKDEKLVGLERVQEPSEEDIEEALDEEGNPIVVADLDEAVAGDEPSAEGDEQGEERDA; from the coding sequence ATGGGCGAACTGGCCAAAGAAATCCTCCCGGTCAACATCGAAGACGAACTGAAACAGTCCTACCTCGACTACGCCATGAGCGTGATCGTCGGGCGTGCCTTGCCGGATGCGCGCGATGGTCTCAAGCCCGTGCACCGTCGGGTGCTGTTCGCCATGAGCGAGCTGGGCAACGACTGGAACAAGGCGTACAAGAAATCCGCCCGTGTGGTCGGTGACGTGATCGGTAAATATCACCCGCACGGTGATACCGCCGTTTACGACACCATCGTGCGTATGGCTCAGCCGTTCTCGCTGCGTTACCTGCTGGTCGATGGCCAGGGCAACTTCGGTTCGGTGGACGGCGACAACGCCGCAGCCATGCGATACACCGAAGTGCGCATGACCAAGCTGGCCCACGAGTTGCTGGCAGACCTGCACAAGGAAACCGTCGACTGGGTACCCAACTACGACGGTACCGAGCAGATCCCGGCGGTCATGCCGACCAAGATCCCCAACCTGCTGGTCAACGGTTCCAGCGGTATCGCCGTGGGCATGGCGACCAACATTCCGCCGCACAACCTGAGCGAAGTCATCGACGGCTGTCTGGCCCTGATCGACAACCCGGAGCTGACGGTCGATGACCTGATGCAGTACATCCCGGGGCCGGATTTCCCGACCGCAGGCATCATCAATGGCCGCGCCGGTATCGTTGAAGCCTATCGCACCGGTCGTGGGCGGATTTACATCCGTGCCCGCGCCGAGGTCGAAGACATCGACAAGGTTGGCGGTCGCCAGCAGATCGTCGTTACCGAGCTGCCTTACCAACTGAACAAGGCGCGCCTGATCGAGAAGATCGCCGAGCTGGTCAAGGAGAAGAAGCTCGAAGGCATCACCGAGCTGCGCGACGAGTCCGACAAGGACGGTATGCGCGTGGTCATCGAGCTGCGTCGCGGCGAAGTGCCCGAGGTGATCCTCAACAACCTCTATGCCCAGACCCAGATGCAGAGCGTCTTCGGCATCAACGTCGTAGCCCTGATCGACGGTCAGCCGAAGATTCTCAACCTCAAGGACATGCTCGACGCGTTCGTCCTGCACCGTCGTGAGGTGGTGACCCGGCGTACCGTGTTCGAACTGCGCAAGGCCCGTGAGCGCGGTCACATCCTCGAAGGCCAAGCCGTTGCGCTATCCAACATCGACCCGGTCATCGCCCTGATCAAAGCCTCGCCGACGCCTTCCGAGGCCAAGGAAGCGCTGATCACCACCGCGTGGGAATCCACCGCCGTGGAAGCCATGGTCGAGCGCGCAGGTGCCGATTCGTGCCGCCCTGAGAACCTCGATCCGCAGTTCGGCCTGCGTGATGGCAAGTACTACCTGTCGCCGGAACAGGCCCAGGCGATCCTGGATCTGCGCCTGCACCGCCTGACCGGCCTCGAGCACGAGAAGCTGCTGGCCGAGTACCAGGAAATCCTCACCCAGATCGGCGAGCTGATCCGCATCCTCACCAGCGCCGTGCGCCTGATGGAAGTGATTCGTGAGGAGCTGGAAGCGGTCAAGGCCGAGTTTGGTGACAAGCGCCGTACCGAGATCCTCGATTCCCGTCTGGACCTGACTCTCGGCGACATGATCCCCGAAGAAGAGCGCGTAGTGACCATTTCCCATGGTGGCTATGCCAAGACCCAGCCGTTGACCGCGTACCAGGCCCAGCGCCGCGGGGGCAAGGGCAAGTCGGCGACTGGCGTCAAGGATGAGGATTACATCGCTCACCTGCTGGTCGCCAACAGTCACGCCACGCTGCTGCTGTTCTCCAGCAAGGGCAAGGTGTACTGGCTCAAGACCTACGAAATTCCCGAAGCGTCCCGTGCTGCCCGTGGCCGTCCACTGGTCAACCTGCTGCCACTCGACGAGGGTGAGTACATCACCACCATGCTGCAGATCGACCTCGAAGCCCTGCAGCAGCAAGCCGGCGCCGACGACGTGGACGACAGCGACGATGCCGTGCTCGAAGGCGAGATCGTGGACGCCGAAGAAGTGGCTGAAGTCGCCGAGATCGAAGAAGTCGAAGGCGAGACCGCCGAGCTGGTGGCCGAACCGACCGGTGCCTACATCTTCATGGCCACCGCCTCCGGTACCGTGAAGAAAACCCCGCTGGTGCAATTCAGCCGTCCGCGCTCCAACGGCCTGATCGCGTTGAAGCTCAAGGAAGGTGACACCCTGATCGCCGCCGCCATCACCGACGGTGCCAAGGAAGTCATGCTGTTCTCCAGCTCCGGCAAGGTGATTCGTTTCGCTGAAAGCGTGGTGCGTGTCATGGGCCGTGGTGCCCGCGGTATTCGCGGCATGCGTATCGGCAAGGAACAGCGCCTGATCTCCATGCTGATCCCCGAGTCCGGTGCGCAGATTCTCACTGCTTCCGAGCGCGGTTTCGGCAAGCGCACGGCGCTCTCCAAGTTCCCGCGCCGTGGTCGTGGCGGTCAGGGCGTGATCGGCATGATCACCAAAGAGCGTAACGGTGCGCTGATCGGTGCCATCCAGGTGCAGGACGGCGAGGAAATCATGCTGATTTCCGACCAGGGCACCCTGGTGCGTACCCGTGTCGACGAAGTTTCCAGCTCCGGCCGTAACACGCAGGGCGTGACCCTGATCAAGCTGGCCAAGGACGAGAAACTGGTTGGCCTGGAGCGTGTGCAGGAGCCATCCGAAGAGGACATCGAAGAGGCGCTGGACGAAGAGGGCAATCCGATCGTCGTCGCCGACCTCGACGAGGCCGTTGCTGGCGATGAGCCGTCAGCGGAAGGTGACGAGCAAGGCGAAGAGCGCGACGCGTAA
- a CDS encoding s-methyl-5-thioribose-1-phosphate isomerase, translated as MRERLLAAEQVVGFVWREGALHVLDQRRLPGEQVWHACHSVSAVVEMLAGGALQGAAARVICGAYALVLGARQRADEGGDWYAGLQVDASRLAEAGLHALECERLLLRMHERLARSRPGAQPLEVMEDEAHGIHQRDREASLVMAQLGVELIRGFQGNSQNLLSIGCAGALTSGGFGTALAVIRAARLEGLLERCYLGESRPLLQGARLAAWELREEGIAVALSADAALAHLMKDRGITWAIVGAERIAANGDVLGLIGTYQLAVAAMHHGVRLMVVAPSAVIDLQAESGEECFHELGHAPLAYPQSERVAGVDEIEPQFDVTPADLVDFVVTEKGVIERPDAAKIAQLMSRKRLH; from the coding sequence ATGCGCGAGCGTTTGCTGGCTGCCGAGCAGGTCGTGGGCTTTGTCTGGCGCGAGGGTGCCCTGCATGTGCTCGATCAACGCCGCCTGCCCGGTGAGCAGGTCTGGCATGCCTGTCATTCGGTGTCTGCCGTTGTGGAAATGCTTGCTGGCGGTGCGCTGCAGGGGGCTGCCGCCAGGGTCATCTGCGGTGCTTACGCCCTGGTGCTCGGGGCGCGCCAGCGTGCCGACGAGGGTGGCGACTGGTATGCCGGGTTGCAGGTGGATGCCAGTCGGCTCGCCGAGGCGGGCCTCCATGCCCTCGAATGCGAGCGTTTGCTGCTGCGGATGCACGAGCGGCTGGCGCGCTCGCGGCCTGGCGCGCAGCCGCTGGAGGTGATGGAGGACGAAGCCCACGGCATTCATCAGCGTGATCGCGAGGCCAGCCTGGTCATGGCACAGCTGGGGGTGGAGCTGATTCGCGGTTTTCAGGGCAACTCGCAGAATCTGCTCAGCATCGGCTGCGCCGGGGCGCTGACCAGTGGTGGTTTCGGCACGGCGCTGGCGGTGATCCGCGCTGCTCGGCTCGAGGGGCTGCTGGAGCGCTGCTATCTGGGCGAAAGCCGCCCGTTGCTGCAGGGTGCTCGGCTGGCGGCCTGGGAGCTGCGTGAAGAGGGCATCGCCGTGGCGCTCAGTGCGGATGCTGCGCTGGCTCACCTGATGAAGGACCGTGGCATCACCTGGGCCATCGTCGGCGCCGAGCGAATCGCTGCCAACGGAGACGTGCTCGGCCTGATCGGCACCTATCAGCTGGCGGTCGCCGCCATGCACCATGGCGTACGGCTGATGGTGGTGGCGCCGAGCGCCGTCATCGACCTGCAGGCCGAGAGCGGCGAGGAATGTTTTCACGAGCTCGGTCATGCGCCGTTGGCCTATCCGCAGAGCGAGCGGGTGGCCGGTGTGGACGAGATCGAGCCGCAGTTCGACGTGACACCCGCCGATCTGGTGGATTTTGTGGTCACCGAGAAGGGCGTGATCGAACGCCCGGACGCTGCCAAGATCGCCCAGTTGATGTCGCGCAAGCGGCTGCACTGA
- a CDS encoding TRZ/ATZ family hydrolase, giving the protein MADAPLDLLLLPTWLVPVEPAGVVLHDHGLGIRDGKIALIAPRADALRRGATQIRELPGRLLTPGLINAHGHAAMTLFRGLADDLPLMTWLEKHIWPAEAKWVDERFVQDGTELAIAEQIKSGISCFADMYFFPEMACERVHASGMRAQISIPVLDFAIPGARDADEALRKGVTLFDEMRHHSRLSVAFGPHAPYTVGDANLEKLRILAEELDAGIHMHVHETAFEVQQSLEQHGERPLARLHRLGLLGPRFQAVHMTQIDDDDIALLVATNSSVIHCPESNLKLASGFCPVEKLWQAGVNVAIGTDGAASNNDLDLLGETRTAALLAKAVAGSASALDAHRALRMATLNGARALGLDGEIGSLELGKAADIVAFDLRGLAQQPVYDPVSQLIYATSRDCVEHLWVAGKPLFEDRRLTRLDEERIIATTRQWGAKIGHR; this is encoded by the coding sequence ATGGCAGACGCTCCGCTCGACCTTTTACTGCTGCCCACCTGGCTGGTGCCGGTCGAGCCCGCAGGCGTGGTACTGCACGATCACGGCCTGGGCATTCGCGATGGCAAGATCGCCCTTATCGCACCACGCGCTGATGCCTTGCGGCGCGGCGCCACGCAGATCCGCGAGCTGCCTGGGCGCCTGCTGACACCGGGCCTGATCAACGCCCACGGTCACGCGGCAATGACGCTGTTCCGCGGCCTGGCCGACGACCTGCCACTGATGACCTGGCTGGAAAAGCACATCTGGCCGGCAGAAGCCAAGTGGGTCGATGAGCGGTTCGTTCAGGACGGCACCGAACTTGCCATTGCCGAGCAGATAAAGAGCGGTATCAGCTGTTTCGCCGACATGTACTTCTTCCCCGAGATGGCCTGCGAGCGGGTGCACGCCAGCGGCATGCGCGCGCAGATCAGCATTCCGGTGCTGGATTTCGCCATCCCCGGCGCCCGTGACGCGGACGAGGCGCTGCGCAAGGGCGTGACGCTGTTCGACGAAATGCGACACCACTCGCGCCTGAGCGTCGCCTTCGGCCCTCACGCGCCCTACACCGTCGGTGACGCGAACCTCGAAAAACTGCGCATCCTCGCCGAAGAGCTGGACGCCGGCATTCATATGCACGTGCACGAAACCGCCTTCGAAGTGCAGCAGAGCCTCGAACAGCATGGCGAACGCCCGCTGGCCCGCCTGCACCGCCTCGGCCTGCTCGGCCCGCGCTTCCAGGCCGTGCACATGACCCAGATCGATGATGACGATATAGCCCTGCTGGTCGCCACCAACAGCAGCGTGATCCACTGCCCGGAGTCCAACCTCAAGCTGGCCAGCGGCTTCTGCCCGGTCGAGAAACTCTGGCAGGCCGGCGTCAATGTCGCCATCGGTACCGACGGTGCCGCCAGCAACAACGACCTCGACCTACTCGGCGAGACCCGCACCGCCGCGCTGCTGGCCAAGGCTGTAGCCGGCTCGGCCAGCGCCCTGGACGCACACCGCGCGCTGCGCATGGCGACCCTCAATGGCGCCCGCGCCCTGGGCCTCGACGGCGAGATTGGCTCACTGGAGCTCGGCAAGGCCGCCGACATCGTCGCCTTCGACTTGCGCGGCCTGGCCCAGCAACCAGTCTACGACCCCGTTTCGCAGTTGATCTACGCCACCTCCCGAGACTGCGTCGAGCACCTCTGGGTCGCTGGCAAGCCACTGTTCGAAGACCGCAGACTGACGCGCCTCGACGAGGAACGCATCATCGCGACCACGCGACAGTGGGGCGCAAAAATCGGACACCGCTAA
- the ubiG gene encoding bifunctional 2-polyprenyl-6-hydroxyphenol methylase/3-demethylubiquinol 3-O-methyltransferase UbiG, translating into MSNVDQAEIAKFEALAHRWWDKESEFKPLHEINPLRVNWIDERAGLAGKKVLDVGCGGGILSEAMAQRGATVTGIDMGEAPLAVARLHQLESGVEVDYRQITAEAMAEEMPGQFDVVTCLEMLEHVPDPSSVIRACHKLVKPGGQVFFSTINRNPKAYLFAVIGAEYILRLLPRGTHDFKKFIRPSELGAWSRDAGLQVKDIIGLTYNPLTKHYKLANDVDVNYMVHTSKAD; encoded by the coding sequence ATGAGCAACGTCGACCAAGCCGAAATCGCCAAATTCGAAGCCCTCGCCCATCGCTGGTGGGACAAGGAAAGCGAGTTCAAGCCCTTGCACGAGATCAACCCGCTGCGGGTCAACTGGATTGACGAGCGCGCCGGGCTGGCGGGCAAGAAGGTACTCGACGTTGGCTGCGGTGGCGGCATTCTCAGTGAAGCCATGGCTCAACGTGGCGCCACGGTGACCGGCATCGACATGGGCGAAGCGCCGCTGGCTGTGGCCCGCTTGCATCAGCTGGAATCGGGCGTTGAAGTCGATTACCGGCAGATCACCGCCGAAGCCATGGCAGAAGAGATGCCCGGCCAGTTCGACGTGGTCACCTGCCTGGAAATGCTCGAGCACGTGCCCGACCCGTCGTCGGTGATTCGCGCCTGCCACAAGCTGGTCAAGCCCGGCGGCCAGGTGTTCTTCTCCACCATCAACCGCAATCCCAAGGCCTACCTGTTCGCGGTGATTGGCGCCGAATACATCTTGCGCCTGCTGCCGCGCGGCACCCATGACTTCAAGAAATTCATCCGCCCATCGGAACTGGGCGCCTGGAGCCGCGACGCCGGCCTGCAGGTCAAGGACATCATCGGCCTGACCTACAACCCGCTGACCAAGCACTACAAGCTGGCCAACGACGTGGACGTCAACTACATGGTGCACACCAGCAAGGCAGACTGA
- the hpxK gene encoding allantoate amidohydrolase, whose translation MSAMDKLAAGRAGARIMARCDELAAISESADGLTRVYLSAEHLRANALVGEWMQAAGMRVWQDAVGNICGRYEGQRAGAQALLLGSHLDTVRNAGRYDGMLGVVAAIETVQHFHDRGIRLPLAIEIVGFADEEGTRFGITLLGSRGLTGTWPQGWVEQADANGVSVAQAMTAVGLDAAQVPSAARNADDFAAYLELHIEQGPCLEREELALGVVTAINGARRLNCRFVGMAGHAGTVPMSHRKDALAAAAQWMVYIEAQTAQRDPQLVATVGSLQCHPGAVNVIPGEVALTLDVRGPEDQALADLLDDLLSQAQAIARQRGLQFHASQYYGIPATRCDDAMQASLAQVLTQVQGRSLSLPSGAGHDAIAMAEHWPVGMLFVRCAGGVSHHPAEAVEVGDVALAIQACVDWVQALAMEPPAKSVE comes from the coding sequence ATGAGCGCCATGGACAAGCTGGCGGCAGGCCGTGCGGGCGCGCGGATCATGGCGCGTTGCGACGAGCTGGCGGCGATCAGCGAGTCTGCCGATGGCCTGACCCGTGTGTACCTGTCGGCAGAACACCTGCGTGCCAATGCGCTGGTGGGCGAGTGGATGCAGGCGGCCGGCATGCGCGTCTGGCAGGACGCCGTTGGCAACATCTGCGGGCGTTACGAAGGCCAGCGTGCTGGCGCGCAGGCGCTGTTGCTCGGCTCGCACCTGGATACCGTGCGCAACGCCGGTCGTTATGACGGCATGCTCGGTGTGGTCGCCGCCATCGAGACCGTGCAGCACTTTCATGACCGCGGCATACGTTTGCCGCTGGCCATCGAGATCGTCGGTTTCGCCGACGAGGAGGGGACCCGCTTCGGCATCACCCTGCTGGGTAGTCGCGGTCTGACCGGTACCTGGCCGCAAGGCTGGGTCGAGCAGGCCGATGCCAATGGCGTCAGTGTCGCCCAGGCGATGACCGCGGTCGGCCTGGATGCGGCGCAGGTCCCCAGTGCGGCTCGGAACGCGGATGACTTCGCCGCCTATCTGGAACTGCATATCGAGCAGGGCCCGTGCCTGGAGCGCGAAGAGCTGGCGCTTGGCGTGGTGACGGCCATCAATGGTGCGCGCCGGCTGAATTGCCGCTTCGTCGGTATGGCCGGGCATGCCGGTACCGTGCCGATGAGTCATCGCAAGGACGCCCTGGCTGCTGCGGCGCAGTGGATGGTCTACATCGAAGCGCAGACCGCGCAGCGCGATCCGCAGTTGGTGGCCACGGTGGGCAGCCTGCAGTGCCACCCTGGCGCGGTCAACGTGATTCCCGGTGAGGTCGCCCTGACCCTGGACGTGCGTGGCCCGGAGGATCAGGCATTGGCAGATTTGCTCGACGACCTGCTGAGTCAGGCGCAGGCGATTGCCCGGCAGCGCGGGCTGCAGTTCCATGCCAGCCAGTACTACGGCATACCGGCGACCCGTTGCGATGACGCCATGCAGGCTTCCCTGGCACAGGTGCTGACCCAGGTGCAGGGGCGCAGCCTGTCGCTGCCCAGTGGTGCAGGCCATGACGCGATCGCCATGGCCGAACACTGGCCGGTCGGCATGCTGTTCGTGCGCTGTGCAGGAGGGGTCAGTCATCACCCGGCCGAGGCCGTCGAGGTGGGTGATGTGGCGCTGGCGATTCAGGCGTGCGTGGACTGGGTTCAGGCGTTGGCGATGGAGCCGCCTGCCAAGTCGGTCGAATGA
- a CDS encoding pyridoxal-phosphate-dependent aminotransferase family protein, which produces MNTTFLPVNPPQRLLMGPGPINADPRVLRAMSSQLIGQYDPAMTHYMNEVMALYRGVFRTANAATLVIDGTSRAGIEAILVSAIRPGDKVLVPVFGRFGHLLCEIARRCRADVHTIEVPWGEVFTPQQIEDAIRQVKPRLLLTVQGDTSTTMLQPLAELGDICRRHGVLFYTDATASLGGNLLETDAWGLDAVSAGLQKCLGGPSGTAPITLSASMVEVIRRRACVEAGIRTAAHQDGDDEMIYSNYFDLGMILDYWGPERLNHHTEATSALFAARECARVIGEEGLDEGIARHKLHGDALLKGIQGMGLETFGNLEYKMNNVLGVVIPEAVNGDQVRKLMLEDFGIEIGTSFGPLAGKVWRIGTMGYNARKDCVMQTLSALEAVLNRLGLRTTQGAAMQAAWDHYSERC; this is translated from the coding sequence ATGAACACGACTTTCCTGCCAGTGAATCCGCCCCAGCGTCTGTTGATGGGACCGGGCCCGATCAATGCCGATCCCCGTGTGCTGCGCGCCATGTCCAGCCAACTGATCGGCCAGTACGACCCGGCCATGACCCACTACATGAACGAGGTGATGGCGCTGTACCGCGGCGTCTTTCGTACTGCCAACGCTGCAACCCTGGTGATCGACGGCACCTCGCGGGCCGGCATCGAGGCCATTCTGGTCTCGGCGATTCGCCCTGGCGACAAGGTGCTGGTGCCGGTGTTCGGCCGTTTCGGCCATCTGCTCTGCGAAATCGCCCGGCGTTGCCGTGCCGACGTTCACACCATCGAGGTGCCCTGGGGTGAAGTGTTCACCCCGCAGCAGATCGAGGATGCCATCAGGCAGGTGAAGCCACGGCTGCTGCTGACCGTGCAGGGCGATACGTCGACCACCATGCTGCAGCCACTGGCCGAGCTGGGCGACATCTGCCGGCGCCATGGCGTGCTGTTCTATACCGATGCCACCGCGTCGTTGGGCGGCAACCTGCTGGAAACCGATGCCTGGGGGCTGGATGCGGTGTCCGCCGGTCTGCAGAAGTGCCTGGGTGGGCCATCCGGCACCGCGCCGATCACCCTCAGTGCGAGCATGGTGGAGGTGATTCGTCGCCGCGCCTGCGTGGAGGCCGGCATCCGTACCGCTGCTCATCAGGACGGCGACGACGAGATGATCTACTCCAACTATTTCGACCTTGGCATGATCCTCGATTACTGGGGCCCCGAGCGCCTCAATCATCACACCGAAGCCACGTCGGCGCTGTTCGCTGCCCGCGAGTGCGCACGGGTGATTGGCGAGGAAGGCCTGGACGAGGGGATCGCCCGACACAAGCTGCATGGCGATGCTCTGCTAAAGGGCATCCAGGGCATGGGTCTGGAAACCTTCGGCAACCTCGAATACAAGATGAACAACGTCCTTGGCGTAGTGATTCCCGAGGCGGTCAATGGCGACCAGGTGCGCAAGCTGATGCTCGAGGACTTCGGTATCGAGATCGGCACGTCGTTCGGGCCGCTGGCTGGCAAGGTCTGGCGTATCGGCACCATGGGCTACAACGCCCGCAAGGACTGCGTGATGCAGACCCTCAGCGCTCTGGAGGCGGTACTCAATCGTCTCGGCCTGCGTACCACTCAGGGCGCCGCGATGCAGGCGGCCTGGGATCACTACAGCGAGCGTTGCTGA
- a CDS encoding amino acid ABC transporter ATP-binding protein: MPLITIDQVQKYYGDNHVLKGVDLDIEVGEVVSIIGRSGSGKSTLLRCINGLEGYQDGSIKLGGMTVTDRDSQAREISRSVGMVFQNFNLFPHMTARENVMLAPRRVLKKSDAECRELAAQMLEKVGLGDRMDYYPANLSGGQQQRVAIARALAMSPKVLLCDEITSALDPELVGEVLKVLEQLAKEGMTLILVTHEMNFAQEVGDRVVFMHQGRVWEQGPSRELFANPQSAELKQFISSVRGLN, from the coding sequence ATGCCGCTCATCACCATTGATCAGGTACAGAAGTACTACGGCGACAACCACGTACTCAAAGGGGTCGACCTCGATATCGAGGTCGGTGAGGTGGTGTCGATCATTGGCCGCAGCGGCTCGGGGAAAAGCACCTTGCTGCGCTGCATCAACGGCCTCGAAGGTTATCAGGATGGCAGCATCAAGCTCGGCGGCATGACCGTCACCGACCGTGACTCCCAGGCGCGGGAGATCAGCCGCTCGGTCGGCATGGTGTTCCAGAACTTCAACCTGTTTCCGCACATGACCGCCCGTGAGAACGTCATGCTGGCACCACGTCGGGTGCTGAAGAAGAGCGATGCCGAGTGCCGCGAGCTGGCCGCGCAGATGCTGGAAAAGGTCGGCCTGGGCGATCGCATGGACTATTACCCGGCCAACCTCTCCGGCGGCCAGCAGCAGCGGGTCGCCATCGCCCGTGCGCTGGCCATGTCGCCCAAGGTGCTGCTGTGCGACGAGATCACTTCGGCCCTCGATCCCGAGCTGGTCGGCGAAGTGCTCAAGGTGCTGGAGCAACTGGCGAAGGAGGGCATGACGCTGATTCTGGTCACCCACGAAATGAACTTCGCCCAGGAAGTTGGCGACCGCGTGGTGTTCATGCACCAGGGGCGCGTGTGGGAGCAGGGCCCCAGCCGCGAGCTGTTCGCCAATCCGCAGAGCGCCGAACTCAAGCAATTCATTTCGTCCGTGCGTGGACTGAACTGA